Proteins co-encoded in one Malus sylvestris chromosome 9, drMalSylv7.2, whole genome shotgun sequence genomic window:
- the LOC126634160 gene encoding shaggy-related protein kinase eta-like isoform X1 yields the protein MASVGLGPKHQQSEAQPQRQRDHNEPLNHVTRRAPQMDSDKVLSLSSLSSLSHFSATSSSSALLEVCFIYVKEMSAPVVEGNDAVTGHIISTTIGGKNGEPKRTISYMAERVVGTGSFGIVFQAKCIETGETVAIKKVLQDRRYKNRELQLMRLMDHPNVVSLKHCFFSTTAKDELFLNLVMEYVPETMYRVLKHYSSMNQRMPLLYVKLYTYQIFRGLAYIHAVPGVCHRDVKPQNLLVDPLTHQVKLCDYGSAKVLVKGEANISYICSRYYRAPELIFGATEYTTSIDIWSAGCVLAELLLGQPLFPGENAVDQLVEIIKVLGTPTREEIRCMNPNYTDFRFPQIKAHPWHKVFHKRMPPEAIDLASRLLQYSPSLRCTALEACTHPFFDDLREPNARLPNGRPLPPLFNFKQELNGVSPELIKRLIPEHVRQQAGLGFPQPVRT from the exons ATGGCCTCTGTGGGTTTGGGGCCAAAGCATCAACAATCAGAGGCACAGCCACAGCGACAGCGAGACCACAATGAGCCACTGAACCACGTGACTCGCCGAGCCCCCCAAATGGACTCCGAcaaggtactctctctctcctctctctcctctctctcacaTTTCTCAGCCACCTCTTCGAGCTCTGCTCTCTTAGAGGTTTGCTTCATCTACGTAAAG GAAATGTCGGCTCCTGTTGTCGAGGGAAATGATGCAGTCACTGGGCACATCATTTCAACAACAATAGGTGGTAAAAATGGCGAACCAAAACGG ACAATCAGTTACATGGCAGAGCGTGTTGTAGGTACTGGATCatttggaattgtttttcag gcTAAATGCATTGAAACTGGAGAAACGGTGGCCATAAAGAAGGTCTTACAAGACAGGAGGTATAAAAATCGTGAGTTGCAGTTGATGCGCTTGATGGATCACCCAAATGTTGTTTCACTGAAGCATTGTTTCTTCTCTACAACGGCTAAAGATGAGCTTTTCTTGAATTTGGTTATGGAATATGTACCCGAGACTATGTACAGGGTTCTGAAGCACTACAGTAGTATGAACCAAAGGATGCCACTCCTCTATGTGAAACTTTATACATATCAA ATTTTTAGGGGCCTGGCTTATATCCATGCTGTTCCTGGGGTATGCCATAGAGATGTGAAGCCTCAAAATCTTTTG GTTGATCCCCTCACGCACCAAGTTAAGCTTTGTGACTATGGAAGTGCAAAAGTTCTG GTCAAGGGGGAAGCAAACATATCATACATATGTTCTCGTTACTATCGGGCTCCTGAACTCATCTTTGGTGCGACAGAATATACAACATCCATTGACATCTGGTCAGCTGGTTGTGTCCTTGCTGAGCTCCTTCTAGGCCAG CCACTATTTCCAGGAGAGAATGCAGTGGACCAACTTGTAGAGATTATCAAG GTTCTTGGCACTCCAACTAGAGAAGAGATTCGATGCATGAATCCAAATTACACTGATTTTAGGTTCCCTCAGATTAAAGCTCATCCTTGGCATAAG GTTTTCCACAAGAGAATGCCTCCCGAAGCAATTGACCTTGCTTCACGACTACTTCAATATTCACCGAGTCTACGCTGCACTGCG CTAGAGGCATGCACGCATCCTTTCTTCGATGATCTCCGTGAGCCCAATGCTCGCCTACCAAATGGTCGCCCGTTGCCGCCACTTTTCAACTTCAAACAAGAA TTAAACGGAGTATCACCTGAATTGATCAAGAGGCTCATACCAGAGCATGTGCGGCAGCAGGCTGGACTTGGATTCCCACAACCAGTCAGAACTTAA
- the LOC126634160 gene encoding shaggy-related protein kinase eta-like isoform X2: MASVGLGPKHQQSEAQPQRQRDHNEPLNHVTRRAPQMDSDKEMSAPVVEGNDAVTGHIISTTIGGKNGEPKRTISYMAERVVGTGSFGIVFQAKCIETGETVAIKKVLQDRRYKNRELQLMRLMDHPNVVSLKHCFFSTTAKDELFLNLVMEYVPETMYRVLKHYSSMNQRMPLLYVKLYTYQIFRGLAYIHAVPGVCHRDVKPQNLLVDPLTHQVKLCDYGSAKVLVKGEANISYICSRYYRAPELIFGATEYTTSIDIWSAGCVLAELLLGQPLFPGENAVDQLVEIIKVLGTPTREEIRCMNPNYTDFRFPQIKAHPWHKVFHKRMPPEAIDLASRLLQYSPSLRCTALEACTHPFFDDLREPNARLPNGRPLPPLFNFKQELNGVSPELIKRLIPEHVRQQAGLGFPQPVRT; encoded by the exons ATGGCCTCTGTGGGTTTGGGGCCAAAGCATCAACAATCAGAGGCACAGCCACAGCGACAGCGAGACCACAATGAGCCACTGAACCACGTGACTCGCCGAGCCCCCCAAATGGACTCCGAcaag GAAATGTCGGCTCCTGTTGTCGAGGGAAATGATGCAGTCACTGGGCACATCATTTCAACAACAATAGGTGGTAAAAATGGCGAACCAAAACGG ACAATCAGTTACATGGCAGAGCGTGTTGTAGGTACTGGATCatttggaattgtttttcag gcTAAATGCATTGAAACTGGAGAAACGGTGGCCATAAAGAAGGTCTTACAAGACAGGAGGTATAAAAATCGTGAGTTGCAGTTGATGCGCTTGATGGATCACCCAAATGTTGTTTCACTGAAGCATTGTTTCTTCTCTACAACGGCTAAAGATGAGCTTTTCTTGAATTTGGTTATGGAATATGTACCCGAGACTATGTACAGGGTTCTGAAGCACTACAGTAGTATGAACCAAAGGATGCCACTCCTCTATGTGAAACTTTATACATATCAA ATTTTTAGGGGCCTGGCTTATATCCATGCTGTTCCTGGGGTATGCCATAGAGATGTGAAGCCTCAAAATCTTTTG GTTGATCCCCTCACGCACCAAGTTAAGCTTTGTGACTATGGAAGTGCAAAAGTTCTG GTCAAGGGGGAAGCAAACATATCATACATATGTTCTCGTTACTATCGGGCTCCTGAACTCATCTTTGGTGCGACAGAATATACAACATCCATTGACATCTGGTCAGCTGGTTGTGTCCTTGCTGAGCTCCTTCTAGGCCAG CCACTATTTCCAGGAGAGAATGCAGTGGACCAACTTGTAGAGATTATCAAG GTTCTTGGCACTCCAACTAGAGAAGAGATTCGATGCATGAATCCAAATTACACTGATTTTAGGTTCCCTCAGATTAAAGCTCATCCTTGGCATAAG GTTTTCCACAAGAGAATGCCTCCCGAAGCAATTGACCTTGCTTCACGACTACTTCAATATTCACCGAGTCTACGCTGCACTGCG CTAGAGGCATGCACGCATCCTTTCTTCGATGATCTCCGTGAGCCCAATGCTCGCCTACCAAATGGTCGCCCGTTGCCGCCACTTTTCAACTTCAAACAAGAA TTAAACGGAGTATCACCTGAATTGATCAAGAGGCTCATACCAGAGCATGTGCGGCAGCAGGCTGGACTTGGATTCCCACAACCAGTCAGAACTTAA